A single window of Gadus morhua chromosome 22, gadMor3.0, whole genome shotgun sequence DNA harbors:
- the LOC115535437 gene encoding major histocompatibility complex class I-related gene protein-like isoform X1 encodes MISSTTDSSALQFQYSLMTGFLVSRLNAGVGDTSLWIISPSSSSEYIDMKAIIGLLLLVFGHGVSSVIHSLHYFYTASSGLSTFPEFVAVGMLDEVQIGYYDSNSKRIVMRQDWMEQFLREHPGELERNTGRALGAQHSLKAEIVNLKRAFNQTGGTHLYQNMYGCEWDDEDGTTDGYEQFGYDGEDYLVLDLKTLTWVAPVRQAFTTKLRWDGDRAELQYLKYYYTKQCVDSLKKLLAYGKSTLQRTERPRVSLLQRSPSSPVVCHATGFYPDRVVVFWRRDGQELHEQVDPGEVLPNHDGTFQVSVDLNLKAVPQEDWGRYECVVQLRGIEEISTLLDPDLIRTNGEDQSGLTIPIIIGFLVPLLAAASAVVGVFVYQKRNGSDTSSENTEGQNSAPEAQPLTTVQS; translated from the exons ATGATTTCGTCCACCACTGACAGCTCCGCTCTGCAGTTCCAGTACTCTTTGATGACAG GTTTCCTGGTCAGTCGTCTAAATGCTGGAGTCGGAGACACGTCTCTGTGGATAATCTCACCGAGCAGTTCTTCTGAATACATCGATATGAAGGCGATAatagggctgctgctgttggtctttgGCCACGGTGTGTCCTCAG tgattcACTCTCTGCATTATTTCTACACGGCGTCCTCTGGACTCTCAACCTTCCCagagtttgttgctgttgggatGCTGGATGAAGTTCAGATTGGGTACTATGACAGCAACAGTAAGAGAATAGTAATGAGACAGGACTGGATGGAGCAGTTCTTGAGAGAACATCCAGGTGAACTTGAGAGGAACACTGGACGGGCTCTGGGTGCCCAGCACAGCCTCAAAGCTGAAATTGTGAATCTGAAGAGAGCTTTTAACCAGACAGGAG gtaccCACTTATATCAGAACATGTATGGctgtgagtgggatgatgaggatggtacTACTGATGGTTATGAGCAGTTTGGTTATGATGGAGAGGACTACCTAGTGTTGGACCtgaagaccctgacctgggTCGCTCCAGTACGTCAGGCTTTCACCACCAAACTGAGATGGGATGGGGACAGAGCTGAATTACAATACTTGAAGTACTACTACACCAAGCAGTGTGTTGATTCGCTGAAGAAGCTCCTGGCCTATgggaagagcactctgcagagaacag agcgtccgcgggtgtctctgctccagaggagcccctcctccccagtggtgtgccatgctacaggcttctaccctgacagggtggtggtgttctggaggagagacggccaggagctccatgagcaggttgaccccggggaggtcctccccaaccacgacgggaccttccaggtcagcgtggacctcaACCTCAaggccgtcccacaggaggactgggggaggtacgagtgtgtggtccagctgagAGGGATCGAGGAGATCTCCACCCTCCTGGACCCCGACCTCATCAGGACCAACGGGG AGGATCAGAGTGGCCTcaccatccccatcatcatTGGGTTCCTTGTTCCCCTCCtcgctgctgcttctgctgttgttggagtctttgtgtaccagaagaggaACG GTTCTGACACCAGCTCTGAGAACACTGAGGGGCAGAATTCGGCTCCTGAGGCCCAACCTCTGACCACA GTTCAAAGTTAA
- the LOC115535437 gene encoding major histocompatibility complex class I-related gene protein-like isoform X2 — MKALIGLLLLVFGHGVSSVIHSLHYFYTASSGLSTFPEFVAVGMLDEVQIGYYDSNSKRIVMRQDWMEQFLREHPGELERNTGRALGAQHSLKAEIVNLKRAFNQTGGTHLYQNMYGCEWDDEDGTTDGYEQFGYDGEDYLVLDLKTLTWVAPVRQAFTTKLRWDGDRAELQYLKYYYTKQCVDSLKKLLAYGKSTLQRTERPRVSLLQRSPSSPVVCHATGFYPDRVVVFWRRDGQELHEQVDPGEVLPNHDGTFQVSVDLNLKAVPQEDWGRYECVVQLRGIEEISTLLDPDLIRTNGEDQSGLTIPIIIGFLVPLLAAASAVVGVFVYQKRNGSDTSSENTEGQNSAPEAQPLTTVQS; from the exons tgattcACTCTCTGCATTATTTCTACACGGCGTCCTCTGGACTCTCAACCTTCCCagagtttgttgctgttgggatGCTGGATGAAGTTCAGATTGGGTACTATGACAGCAACAGTAAGAGAATAGTAATGAGACAGGACTGGATGGAGCAGTTCTTGAGAGAACATCCAGGTGAACTTGAGAGGAACACTGGACGGGCTCTGGGTGCCCAGCACAGCCTCAAAGCTGAAATTGTGAATCTGAAGAGAGCTTTTAACCAGACAGGAG gtaccCACTTATATCAGAACATGTATGGctgtgagtgggatgatgaggatggtacTACTGATGGTTATGAGCAGTTTGGTTATGATGGAGAGGACTACCTAGTGTTGGACCtgaagaccctgacctgggTCGCTCCAGTACGTCAGGCTTTCACCACCAAACTGAGATGGGATGGGGACAGAGCTGAATTACAATACTTGAAGTACTACTACACCAAGCAGTGTGTTGATTCGCTGAAGAAGCTCCTGGCCTATgggaagagcactctgcagagaacag agcgtccgcgggtgtctctgctccagaggagcccctcctccccagtggtgtgccatgctacaggcttctaccctgacagggtggtggtgttctggaggagagacggccaggagctccatgagcaggttgaccccggggaggtcctccccaaccacgacgggaccttccaggtcagcgtggacctcaACCTCAaggccgtcccacaggaggactgggggaggtacgagtgtgtggtccagctgagAGGGATCGAGGAGATCTCCACCCTCCTGGACCCCGACCTCATCAGGACCAACGGGG AGGATCAGAGTGGCCTcaccatccccatcatcatTGGGTTCCTTGTTCCCCTCCtcgctgctgcttctgctgttgttggagtctttgtgtaccagaagaggaACG GTTCTGACACCAGCTCTGAGAACACTGAGGGGCAGAATTCGGCTCCTGAGGCCCAACCTCTGACCACA GTTCAAAGTTAA
- the LOC115535437 gene encoding major histocompatibility complex class I-related gene protein-like isoform X3, protein MISSTTDSSALQFQYSLMTGFLVSRLNAGVGDTSLWIISPSSSSEYIDMKAIIGLLLLVFGHGVSSGTHLYQNMYGCEWDDEDGTTDGYEQFGYDGEDYLVLDLKTLTWVAPVRQAFTTKLRWDGDRAELQYLKYYYTKQCVDSLKKLLAYGKSTLQRTERPRVSLLQRSPSSPVVCHATGFYPDRVVVFWRRDGQELHEQVDPGEVLPNHDGTFQVSVDLNLKAVPQEDWGRYECVVQLRGIEEISTLLDPDLIRTNGEDQSGLTIPIIIGFLVPLLAAASAVVGVFVYQKRNGSDTSSENTEGQNSAPEAQPLTTVQS, encoded by the exons ATGATTTCGTCCACCACTGACAGCTCCGCTCTGCAGTTCCAGTACTCTTTGATGACAG GTTTCCTGGTCAGTCGTCTAAATGCTGGAGTCGGAGACACGTCTCTGTGGATAATCTCACCGAGCAGTTCTTCTGAATACATCGATATGAAGGCGATAatagggctgctgctgttggtctttgGCCACGGTGTGTCCTCAG gtaccCACTTATATCAGAACATGTATGGctgtgagtgggatgatgaggatggtacTACTGATGGTTATGAGCAGTTTGGTTATGATGGAGAGGACTACCTAGTGTTGGACCtgaagaccctgacctgggTCGCTCCAGTACGTCAGGCTTTCACCACCAAACTGAGATGGGATGGGGACAGAGCTGAATTACAATACTTGAAGTACTACTACACCAAGCAGTGTGTTGATTCGCTGAAGAAGCTCCTGGCCTATgggaagagcactctgcagagaacag agcgtccgcgggtgtctctgctccagaggagcccctcctccccagtggtgtgccatgctacaggcttctaccctgacagggtggtggtgttctggaggagagacggccaggagctccatgagcaggttgaccccggggaggtcctccccaaccacgacgggaccttccaggtcagcgtggacctcaACCTCAaggccgtcccacaggaggactgggggaggtacgagtgtgtggtccagctgagAGGGATCGAGGAGATCTCCACCCTCCTGGACCCCGACCTCATCAGGACCAACGGGG AGGATCAGAGTGGCCTcaccatccccatcatcatTGGGTTCCTTGTTCCCCTCCtcgctgctgcttctgctgttgttggagtctttgtgtaccagaagaggaACG GTTCTGACACCAGCTCTGAGAACACTGAGGGGCAGAATTCGGCTCCTGAGGCCCAACCTCTGACCACA GTTCAAAGTTAA